Proteins from one Pseudarthrobacter sp. BIM B-2242 genomic window:
- a CDS encoding phosphatase PAP2 family protein, whose product MIRDSRAAALRVRNRTARWLTEVFQPPVVVTLQLLISPVIEPGFPGTLGYGALAALFVCVLPLLVLLGLVRLGKVTDHHVSNRHQRAPVLLMALASVIAGLVVLGAVGAPRSVVVMVLAIVAGIVVLAAVSPFWKISGHAAAMSSAAAIYVLMLGPAWLPLLLLIPAVGWSRVVLRAHTRAQVVAGSLFGMLVMAGLWWLLRGWLL is encoded by the coding sequence TTGATTAGGGATTCCAGAGCCGCCGCGCTCCGGGTGAGGAACCGGACCGCCAGATGGCTGACCGAGGTGTTCCAGCCGCCCGTGGTGGTGACGCTGCAGTTGCTCATCAGCCCGGTGATTGAACCGGGTTTCCCGGGCACGCTCGGTTACGGCGCGCTGGCGGCACTCTTCGTCTGCGTGCTGCCCCTGCTTGTGCTGCTTGGGCTCGTCAGGCTGGGCAAGGTCACGGATCACCACGTCAGCAACCGCCACCAGCGTGCGCCCGTCCTTCTTATGGCGCTGGCATCCGTCATCGCCGGACTGGTGGTCCTCGGGGCCGTTGGTGCGCCGCGGAGCGTGGTGGTCATGGTGCTGGCGATCGTCGCGGGCATTGTGGTGCTGGCCGCTGTCAGCCCGTTCTGGAAGATCAGCGGGCACGCGGCGGCCATGTCGTCGGCGGCCGCGATTTACGTCCTGATGCTCGGTCCGGCCTGGCTGCCGCTGCTCCTGCTGATCCCCGCCGTCGGCTGGTCCCGTGTGGTGCTCCGGGCGCACACGCGGGCCCAGGTGGTCGCCGGCTCGCTCTTCGGCATGCTGGTGATGGCCGGCCTGTGGTGGCTGCTGCGCGGCTGGCTGCTCTAG
- a CDS encoding dihydrolipoamide acetyltransferase family protein translates to MALNKFNLPDVGEGLTEAEIVTWKVKPGDMVAVNDVLCEIETAKSLVELPSPFAGTVTELLVPEGVTIDVGTAIISVSDAISGDPSPADVPAPATPVQPLYGKLPADDGDASGGAPAGGPLVGSGPKADAVRRRPRKSAPAAVSPADAVSRNAPEVEPVQPHTAAEVSPPVAAPAGARMSAGSITGAVDNRPTLGGTITGLVNRVLAKPPVRKIARDLGIDLADVVATGYRGEVTREDLVSYQAQRDAELDKADGFWGKAGKPQDQRIERIPVKGVRKATAKAMVESAFSAPHVSIFVDVDASRTMEFVKRLKASRDFEGIKVSPLLILAKAVIWAAARNPSVNATWVDNVDGTDAAEIQVKHYMNLGIAAATPRGLMVPNIKDAQDLSLKELALALNNLATTARAGKTQPAEMQGGTLTITNIGALGIDTGTPIINPGEVAIVAFGTIKQKPWVLDGEVIPRWITTLGGSFDHRVVDGDLSARFMADVAAILEEPALLLD, encoded by the coding sequence ATGGCTCTCAACAAGTTCAATCTGCCCGATGTGGGCGAAGGCCTTACGGAGGCGGAAATCGTCACCTGGAAGGTCAAACCCGGGGATATGGTCGCCGTTAACGACGTCCTGTGCGAGATCGAAACCGCCAAGTCACTCGTTGAGCTGCCCTCACCTTTTGCCGGCACGGTTACCGAACTGTTGGTTCCCGAAGGCGTCACGATCGACGTCGGGACCGCCATTATCAGCGTCTCGGATGCCATCTCCGGTGATCCGAGTCCCGCCGACGTGCCGGCTCCCGCAACTCCGGTTCAGCCGTTGTACGGCAAACTTCCCGCGGACGACGGCGATGCATCCGGTGGTGCCCCGGCCGGCGGACCGCTGGTGGGTTCAGGTCCCAAGGCAGACGCGGTCAGGCGCCGCCCCCGAAAGTCGGCGCCTGCCGCCGTCTCGCCCGCCGACGCCGTGTCGCGCAATGCCCCCGAGGTGGAACCTGTACAGCCCCATACGGCGGCGGAAGTCTCCCCGCCGGTGGCCGCGCCTGCCGGGGCGCGGATGTCGGCCGGCTCAATCACCGGAGCGGTCGACAACCGGCCGACCCTGGGCGGAACCATCACAGGCCTCGTGAACCGCGTCCTGGCCAAGCCGCCCGTCCGCAAGATCGCCCGGGACCTGGGGATCGACCTCGCCGACGTCGTGGCCACCGGTTACCGCGGCGAAGTAACACGCGAGGACCTGGTCAGCTACCAGGCCCAGCGTGACGCCGAGCTCGACAAGGCAGACGGCTTCTGGGGCAAGGCCGGCAAGCCGCAGGACCAGCGGATTGAACGCATCCCCGTCAAGGGCGTCCGCAAGGCGACTGCCAAGGCCATGGTGGAATCGGCGTTCTCGGCGCCGCACGTCAGTATCTTCGTTGATGTTGATGCCAGCCGCACCATGGAGTTCGTTAAGCGGCTGAAGGCTTCGCGCGATTTTGAGGGGATCAAAGTTTCACCGCTGCTGATCCTGGCGAAGGCCGTCATCTGGGCCGCAGCCCGGAATCCCAGCGTCAACGCCACCTGGGTGGACAACGTGGACGGCACCGACGCCGCCGAAATCCAGGTCAAGCACTACATGAACCTGGGCATCGCCGCCGCCACCCCGCGGGGACTCATGGTCCCCAACATCAAGGACGCGCAGGACCTCTCGCTCAAGGAGCTGGCGCTGGCGCTGAACAACCTGGCCACCACGGCCCGTGCGGGCAAGACCCAGCCGGCTGAGATGCAGGGCGGGACACTGACCATCACCAACATTGGCGCGCTGGGGATCGACACCGGAACACCCATCATCAACCCGGGCGAAGTAGCCATCGTGGCCTTCGGAACCATCAAGCAGAAGCCGTGGGTCCTGGACGGCGAGGTCATTCCGCGCTGGATCACCACGCTGGGCGGCTCCTTCGACCACCGGGTGGTTGACGGTGACCTGTCAGCCCGCTTTATGGCCGACGTCGCCGCCATCCTTGAGGAGCCGGCGCTCCTTCTTGATTAG
- a CDS encoding alpha-ketoacid dehydrogenase subunit beta codes for MTTMTIAKAINEGLRETLGSNPRSLLMGEDIGALGGVYRVTDGLLAEFGEDRVVDTPLAESGIIGTAIGLALRGYLPICEIQFDGFVFPGFNQITTQLAKMHARSNGNLTVPVVIRIPYGGGIGSIEHHSESPEALFAHTPGLRIITPSNAHDAYWMIRQAVECQDPVIFFEPKRRYWLKGEVDTVSPGASADPFKAHVVREGTDATVVAYGPLVPVALAAADAAAEDGHSIEVIDLRSISPIDFDTVTASAKKTGRLVVAHEAPTFGGIGGEIAARISERAFLSLEAPVIRVGGFHMPYPVAKVEEDYLPGIDRILEALDRALAY; via the coding sequence ATGACCACCATGACCATAGCCAAGGCCATCAACGAGGGCCTGCGCGAAACGCTGGGCAGTAACCCCCGTTCCCTGCTGATGGGCGAGGACATTGGCGCCCTGGGCGGCGTATACCGCGTGACCGACGGCCTCCTTGCGGAGTTCGGTGAAGACCGCGTAGTGGACACTCCGCTCGCCGAATCCGGCATCATCGGGACGGCAATCGGGCTGGCCCTCCGCGGTTACCTGCCCATCTGCGAGATCCAGTTCGATGGCTTTGTGTTCCCCGGCTTCAACCAGATCACCACCCAGCTCGCCAAAATGCACGCCCGCAGCAACGGCAACCTGACCGTTCCCGTGGTCATCCGCATCCCGTATGGCGGCGGAATCGGCTCGATCGAACACCACTCCGAATCGCCGGAGGCGCTGTTCGCCCACACGCCGGGCCTGCGGATCATCACGCCGTCGAACGCCCATGACGCCTACTGGATGATTCGCCAGGCCGTCGAGTGCCAGGACCCCGTGATCTTCTTCGAACCGAAACGCCGCTACTGGCTCAAGGGCGAGGTGGATACGGTGTCTCCGGGAGCATCGGCCGATCCGTTCAAAGCCCACGTGGTCCGCGAAGGTACAGACGCCACCGTTGTTGCCTATGGGCCGCTCGTGCCTGTGGCCCTTGCGGCAGCGGACGCCGCTGCCGAGGACGGACACAGCATCGAGGTCATCGACCTCCGCTCCATTTCCCCGATCGATTTTGATACCGTCACGGCCTCCGCCAAGAAGACCGGCCGCCTTGTGGTTGCCCATGAGGCGCCGACGTTCGGCGGCATCGGCGGGGAGATCGCGGCCCGGATCAGTGAACGTGCGTTCCTTTCCCTGGAGGCACCCGTGATCCGCGTGGGCGGGTTCCACATGCCGTACCCCGTGGCTAAGGTCGAGGAAGACTATCTTCCCGGCATTGATCGCATCCTCGAGGCGCTGGACCGCGCCTTGGCCTACTAG
- a CDS encoding thiamine pyrophosphate-dependent dehydrogenase E1 component subunit alpha, translating to MGATHLPSTEFEGTAVDDQLEAEAEARLGDPAEPMVQLLAPDGTLSTDPQFSAYADRLDAEKLRGFYADMARIRRFDVEATALQRQGQLSLWVPLTGQEGAQIGSGRASQPQDYIFPTYREHGVALTRNVDLAELLRQFRGVSNGGWNPKDTNFHLYTLVLAAQTPHAVGYAMGIQRDQKLAAAAAGGEPGRPAEPKAAVMVYFGDGASSEGDVHESMVFASSYNAPVVFFCQNNHWAISVPSSVQTRIPLSNRAKGYGFPGIRVDGNDVIAVHAVTEWALEHAREGNGPVLIEAFTYRVGAHTTADDPTKYRESSEETLWRAKDPLDRLEKYLRAQGLADDAFFEKVKADGDELAAYVRKTTHDLETPDIRTAFANTYVEAHPLVAEELAWFEEYSAGFADEAETGPAGPGTNDDAATGAARS from the coding sequence ATGGGCGCCACACATCTGCCCTCCACCGAGTTCGAAGGAACAGCGGTAGACGACCAGCTCGAAGCCGAGGCTGAGGCCAGGCTGGGCGACCCGGCCGAACCGATGGTGCAGCTGTTGGCGCCGGACGGCACCCTAAGCACAGACCCGCAATTCTCCGCGTACGCGGACCGTCTGGACGCCGAAAAGCTCCGGGGCTTCTACGCTGACATGGCAAGGATCCGCCGCTTCGACGTTGAGGCAACGGCGCTGCAGCGCCAGGGCCAGCTCTCGCTGTGGGTCCCGCTCACGGGCCAGGAAGGCGCGCAGATCGGATCCGGGCGGGCCAGCCAGCCGCAGGATTACATCTTCCCCACGTACCGGGAACACGGTGTGGCGCTGACACGCAACGTGGACCTTGCCGAACTTCTTCGCCAGTTCCGCGGCGTCTCCAACGGCGGCTGGAACCCCAAGGACACCAACTTCCACCTCTATACGCTGGTCCTTGCTGCCCAGACCCCGCACGCCGTCGGCTATGCCATGGGGATCCAACGGGACCAGAAGCTCGCCGCCGCAGCTGCCGGCGGAGAGCCGGGCCGGCCGGCTGAGCCGAAGGCCGCGGTCATGGTCTACTTCGGTGACGGCGCCAGTTCCGAGGGCGACGTCCACGAATCCATGGTTTTTGCGTCCTCGTACAATGCGCCTGTGGTGTTCTTCTGCCAGAACAATCACTGGGCCATCTCCGTACCCAGTTCCGTGCAGACCCGTATTCCGCTGTCCAACCGGGCCAAGGGCTACGGCTTCCCTGGCATCCGGGTGGACGGAAACGATGTCATCGCCGTCCATGCCGTCACTGAGTGGGCCCTGGAACACGCCCGCGAAGGTAACGGCCCGGTGCTGATCGAGGCCTTCACATATCGTGTGGGCGCGCACACCACCGCCGATGACCCCACGAAGTACCGGGAATCATCCGAGGAAACGCTCTGGCGGGCCAAAGATCCGCTCGACCGCCTGGAAAAGTACCTTCGTGCCCAGGGCCTGGCGGACGACGCCTTCTTCGAGAAGGTCAAGGCCGACGGCGACGAACTGGCCGCCTACGTCCGCAAGACCACGCACGATCTGGAAACCCCTGACATCCGGACTGCATTCGCCAACACGTACGTCGAGGCCCACCCGCTTGTGGCCGAGGAACTGGCCTGGTTCGAGGAATACAGTGCCGGCTTCGCTGACGAGGCAGAGACCGGCCCGGCCGGGCCCGGGACAAACGATGACGCAGCGACAGGAGCGGCCCGCTCATGA
- a CDS encoding histidinol-phosphate transaminase, translated as MTSSEILSGEIRPRPVVGRLPRYAAGKPPATVEGLASYKLSSNENPLPPLPAVLAAIAGQTDFNRYPDPLSSKLRAALADFLDVPAADIVTGAGSLGALSQILSTFAGQNDDGKADEVIYAWRSFEAYPISVGLSGAESVRIPLTAEGRHDLAAMAAAVTVRTKVILLCTPNNPTGPALTAAETERFIQSVPSDVVVVIDEAYQEFVRAEDAVDGLALYRKYPNVIVLRTFSKAHGLAGLRVGYSVSNPGLTEYLRVAATPFAVSQIAEKAAIVSLQNYPQVVERVQIIVDERTRVTAGLKELGWFVPEAQGNFVWLDLGANSMEFADLAGEQALSVRAFGSEGVRVSIGEPEANSRFLQLCAVYTKPPRRS; from the coding sequence ATGACGTCATCAGAGATTCTGTCTGGGGAAATCCGGCCTCGTCCCGTAGTGGGCCGGCTTCCCCGTTACGCCGCAGGGAAGCCCCCGGCCACCGTGGAAGGCCTGGCCAGCTACAAGCTGTCCTCCAACGAGAACCCCTTGCCGCCGCTCCCGGCCGTGCTTGCGGCCATTGCCGGACAGACAGACTTCAACCGCTACCCGGACCCGCTCAGCAGCAAGCTGCGTGCGGCGCTCGCGGACTTCCTGGACGTCCCGGCAGCGGACATCGTCACGGGCGCGGGCAGCCTGGGTGCCCTGAGCCAGATCCTGTCCACGTTCGCCGGACAGAACGACGACGGCAAAGCCGACGAAGTGATCTACGCGTGGCGGTCCTTTGAGGCCTACCCCATCAGTGTCGGCCTGTCAGGTGCGGAAAGCGTGCGGATCCCGTTGACGGCTGAGGGCCGCCACGATCTTGCAGCCATGGCTGCAGCCGTCACGGTCCGAACCAAGGTCATCCTGCTGTGCACACCCAACAACCCCACCGGCCCCGCCCTGACTGCTGCTGAAACGGAACGCTTCATTCAGTCCGTCCCGTCAGACGTTGTGGTGGTTATCGATGAGGCCTACCAGGAGTTCGTGCGTGCTGAGGACGCTGTGGACGGCCTGGCGCTGTACCGCAAATACCCCAACGTTATTGTGCTCCGGACGTTTTCCAAGGCCCATGGACTGGCGGGCCTTCGCGTGGGATACAGCGTCTCGAACCCCGGCCTGACAGAGTACCTGCGGGTGGCCGCCACACCCTTTGCGGTGTCACAGATCGCGGAAAAGGCCGCAATAGTGTCCTTGCAGAACTACCCCCAGGTTGTAGAAAGGGTACAAATCATTGTGGACGAACGAACCCGTGTCACGGCCGGGCTGAAGGAGCTGGGCTGGTTTGTGCCGGAGGCGCAGGGCAACTTCGTCTGGCTGGATCTTGGTGCCAACAGCATGGAATTTGCCGATCTGGCCGGGGAACAGGCGCTCTCGGTGCGGGCATTCGGCAGTGAGGGAGTGCGCGTGAGCATCGGCGAACCGGAAGCCAACAGCCGTTTCCTCCAGCTCTGTGCAGTCTATACAAAGCCGCCACGGCGTTCCTAG
- a CDS encoding phage holin family protein: MRSFILRVLINGLALWIASWILPGLDISTSATTEAVANSGVTQGTETIGIILAYLFIGLIFGVVNAFVRPLVSFLSLPITILTLGLFTIVINAAMLYLTSWLSSYTPVHFSIDSFFWTAVLAAIIITLISLVAGRVPGGRRR, from the coding sequence ATGCGCTCTTTTATTCTTCGGGTCCTGATCAACGGGCTGGCCCTCTGGATTGCCAGCTGGATTTTGCCCGGCCTTGATATCTCCACGTCCGCCACCACCGAGGCTGTGGCCAACTCGGGCGTAACGCAGGGCACGGAGACCATCGGCATCATCCTGGCCTACCTGTTCATCGGGCTGATCTTTGGCGTGGTGAACGCTTTTGTCCGGCCCCTGGTCAGCTTCCTGTCGCTGCCGATCACCATCCTGACACTGGGCCTGTTCACGATCGTCATCAATGCCGCCATGCTGTACCTGACGTCCTGGCTCAGCAGCTACACGCCGGTGCATTTCTCCATTGACTCCTTCTTCTGGACGGCGGTCCTCGCCGCGATCATCATCACGCTCATCTCCCTGGTCGCAGGCAGGGTTCCGGGCGGCCGCCGGCGCTAA
- the purB gene encoding adenylosuccinate lyase, with protein MPETAATADTRTPSGRLALAASPEPIALGPLDGRYQSAVAPLVDYLSEAALNRDRVAVEVEWLIHLTSNNVLPGAGPLTQEQQDQLRAVVTEFNAASVAELAEIEAVTVHDVKAVEYYIGRRLPGIGIENLTAMVHFGCTSEDINNLSYALGVKGAVEDVWLPAARSLVAQISTMAEENRAVPMLSRTHGQPATPTTLGKELAVIAHRLTRQLDRIAKTEYLGKINGATGTYAAHVASVPGADWQQVAKSFVEGLGLTWNPLTTQIESHDWQAELYADVARFNRILHNVCTDIWSYISIGYFAQIPVAGATGSSTMPHKVNPIRFENAEANLEISSGLLDVLGSTLVTSRWQRDLTDSSSQRNIGVAFGHSLLAISNVAKGLDRLDVAEDVLAGDLDTNWEVLGEAIQMVMRAEAIAGVEGMENPYERLKDLTRGQRVDAARMQEFVQSLGLSADAEARLLALTPGKYTGIADQLVDHLK; from the coding sequence ATGCCTGAAACTGCCGCCACAGCTGATACCCGCACGCCCTCCGGACGCCTGGCCCTCGCCGCCTCCCCGGAGCCGATCGCCCTGGGCCCGCTGGACGGCCGCTACCAGTCCGCCGTCGCACCCCTCGTTGATTACCTGTCCGAGGCGGCCCTCAACCGTGACCGCGTGGCAGTGGAAGTCGAGTGGCTCATCCACCTGACCAGCAACAACGTCCTCCCCGGGGCCGGCCCGCTGACCCAGGAGCAGCAGGACCAACTCCGTGCCGTCGTCACGGAATTCAACGCGGCGTCAGTAGCCGAGCTGGCCGAAATCGAAGCCGTCACGGTCCACGACGTCAAGGCCGTGGAGTACTACATCGGCCGCCGCCTGCCCGGCATCGGCATCGAAAACCTGACCGCCATGGTCCACTTCGGCTGCACGTCCGAGGACATCAACAACCTCTCCTACGCCCTCGGCGTCAAGGGTGCTGTGGAGGATGTGTGGCTGCCCGCCGCCCGTTCCCTCGTGGCCCAGATCAGCACGATGGCCGAGGAGAACCGCGCCGTTCCCATGCTGTCCCGCACGCACGGCCAGCCCGCCACGCCCACCACGCTGGGCAAGGAGCTGGCGGTCATCGCCCACCGCCTCACCCGCCAGCTGGACCGGATCGCGAAGACCGAATACCTGGGCAAGATCAACGGCGCCACCGGCACGTACGCCGCGCACGTCGCGTCCGTTCCCGGCGCTGACTGGCAGCAGGTGGCCAAGTCGTTCGTTGAGGGCCTGGGCCTGACCTGGAACCCGCTGACCACCCAGATCGAAAGCCACGACTGGCAGGCCGAGCTGTACGCCGACGTCGCGCGGTTCAACCGGATCCTGCACAACGTCTGCACCGACATCTGGAGCTACATCTCCATCGGCTACTTCGCCCAGATCCCCGTTGCCGGCGCCACCGGATCCTCCACCATGCCGCACAAGGTCAACCCGATCCGCTTCGAAAACGCCGAGGCCAACCTGGAGATCTCCTCCGGCCTCCTGGACGTCCTCGGTTCCACCCTGGTGACCTCCCGCTGGCAGCGCGACCTCACGGATTCCTCCAGCCAGCGCAACATTGGCGTGGCATTCGGCCACTCCCTGCTTGCCATCTCCAACGTGGCCAAGGGCCTGGACCGGCTGGATGTTGCCGAAGACGTCCTCGCCGGGGACCTGGACACCAACTGGGAAGTCCTGGGCGAGGCCATCCAGATGGTCATGCGCGCCGAAGCGATCGCCGGCGTCGAAGGCATGGAGAACCCGTACGAGCGCCTCAAGGACCTCACCCGCGGACAGCGCGTTGATGCTGCCCGCATGCAGGAATTCGTCCAGAGCCTGGGCCTTTCCGCCGACGCCGAGGCGCGGCTGCTCGCCCTCACGCCCGGCAAATACACCGGCATCGCGGACCAGCTCGTGGACCACCTCAAGTAG
- a CDS encoding histidine phosphatase family protein, translating to MKLLLIRHGQTPGNVLGQLDTAHPGPGLTELGERQAAAMARSLANEQIGALYASTLVRTQITAAPLSRLHGLEVEVLDGLHEIEAGALEKLTDHEAHKRYMTTVFAWAAGDLDRRMPAGPDGREFFARYDADIARIAERVAGGGGDSAVAAVVSHGAAIRTWAGLRAQGADHEFAARHVLANTGIVAVEGDPDSGWKLIHWDGSPVGGLALADPTAGDPTGTDVAGP from the coding sequence ATGAAGCTGCTCCTCATCCGTCACGGACAGACCCCCGGCAACGTACTTGGCCAGTTGGACACCGCCCACCCGGGGCCGGGGCTCACGGAGCTCGGCGAGCGGCAGGCTGCGGCGATGGCACGCTCGCTGGCCAATGAGCAGATCGGCGCGCTGTACGCGTCCACGCTGGTGCGGACCCAGATCACTGCTGCCCCGCTGTCCCGGCTGCACGGCCTTGAAGTTGAGGTACTGGACGGCCTCCACGAAATCGAGGCCGGGGCATTGGAGAAGCTGACAGACCATGAAGCCCACAAGCGGTACATGACCACCGTCTTTGCCTGGGCCGCCGGCGACCTTGACCGCCGCATGCCTGCCGGCCCGGACGGCCGCGAGTTCTTTGCACGGTACGACGCCGATATCGCCCGGATTGCCGAACGCGTGGCTGGCGGAGGCGGGGACTCTGCCGTGGCCGCCGTAGTCAGCCACGGCGCAGCGATCCGTACCTGGGCAGGCCTGCGTGCACAGGGCGCCGACCACGAATTCGCGGCCCGCCACGTTCTGGCCAACACCGGCATCGTTGCCGTGGAGGGAGACCCCGACTCCGGATGGAAGCTGATCCACTGGGACGGCAGCCCCGTGGGTGGCCTTGCCCTGGCGGATCCCACAGCCGGGGACCCTACGGGCACGGATGTGGCCGGGCCCTAA
- a CDS encoding serine/threonine-protein kinase: protein MTALAVAPPAVASGHGTMAGEILVSGRFLLKERLGRGSMAEVFRAVDLAGGREVAVKIAADPSPKHRERIANEARILAGLDHPSVISFIAEGTMPPRGPLSGRPYIVEELAFGPSLADVSRGPLRSPHDVAGWAGALYDSLGYLHGKGVVHRDIKPGNLMLSGLRRSPVRIVDFGIAAAAGAAPEPGMSSGTVHYMSPEQASGGTAQPAWDVYALGLVLLELLTGARAYTGTAVESLVARTLRSPVIPAGLGPGWGALLRAVTAMSSAERPSAGEAAVMARKLAGSPVR from the coding sequence GTGACGGCACTGGCGGTAGCGCCGCCGGCAGTTGCCTCCGGGCATGGCACGATGGCCGGGGAGATCCTGGTGTCGGGACGCTTCCTACTGAAGGAGCGGCTCGGGCGGGGTTCCATGGCCGAAGTCTTCCGTGCCGTGGACCTCGCCGGCGGCCGTGAAGTAGCAGTGAAAATCGCTGCTGACCCTTCTCCCAAGCACCGGGAACGGATCGCCAACGAAGCCCGCATACTGGCCGGCCTCGATCACCCGTCTGTCATCAGCTTCATTGCGGAAGGAACCATGCCGCCGAGGGGGCCGCTGTCGGGAAGGCCCTACATTGTGGAAGAACTCGCATTTGGACCCAGTCTCGCGGACGTGTCCCGGGGCCCGCTGCGTTCTCCCCATGACGTAGCCGGATGGGCCGGCGCCCTTTATGACTCGCTTGGCTACCTTCACGGCAAGGGTGTGGTCCATCGGGACATCAAGCCCGGCAACCTTATGCTCAGCGGGCTCCGCCGCAGCCCTGTCCGGATTGTTGACTTCGGCATTGCGGCGGCTGCCGGTGCCGCGCCCGAGCCCGGAATGTCATCGGGGACCGTGCACTACATGAGTCCTGAGCAGGCGTCCGGTGGAACGGCGCAGCCTGCCTGGGATGTCTATGCACTGGGCCTGGTCCTCCTGGAACTCCTGACCGGGGCCAGGGCCTACACGGGAACGGCGGTGGAATCCCTCGTGGCACGGACACTGCGCAGTCCTGTCATCCCGGCCGGGCTGGGCCCGGGCTGGGGCGCCTTGCTGCGTGCAGTGACAGCCATGTCCAGCGCTGAACGGCCGTCCGCAGGTGAGGCTGCAGTCATGGCCCGAAAGCTGGCCGGTTCCCCGGTGCGTTAG
- a CDS encoding MarR family winged helix-turn-helix transcriptional regulator, with translation MGSKNEGSGYWYGPDGQLDYSALVLKSLRDYRTAETAVRRSTRDSMGMGETDILALRYVLRVQASGGAVVPKDLSLFLGITSASTTSLIDRLVASGHVRRESHPTDRRSVVVVPTVESDREVRETLGAMHRRMMSVAEGLSVEEARVVVEFLARMTRAIEAESGDTEAK, from the coding sequence ATGGGCTCCAAAAATGAAGGTTCCGGATATTGGTACGGGCCGGACGGCCAGTTGGACTACAGCGCGTTAGTGCTCAAGTCCCTGCGCGACTACCGCACCGCCGAGACGGCCGTCCGGCGCTCCACGCGCGACTCCATGGGGATGGGGGAGACGGACATCCTGGCTTTGCGGTACGTCCTGCGCGTCCAGGCGTCGGGAGGCGCCGTGGTGCCGAAGGATCTGAGCCTGTTCCTGGGCATAACAAGCGCCTCCACGACATCCCTCATCGACCGGCTGGTGGCCAGCGGCCACGTGCGGCGGGAGTCGCACCCCACAGACCGCCGCTCAGTGGTGGTGGTGCCCACGGTGGAATCCGACCGTGAGGTGCGCGAAACCCTTGGGGCGATGCACCGCCGGATGATGTCCGTGGCGGAGGGCCTGTCCGTTGAGGAGGCGAGGGTGGTTGTGGAGTTCCTCGCGCGGATGACCCGCGCCATCGAGGCGGAATCCGGCGACACGGAAGCCAAATAG
- a CDS encoding GNAT family N-acetyltransferase, with protein sequence MQTNPRLNIRAVTWANPVGADLRRAQQAELDARFGTPDHEPGTPPSGADCAVFLVAYDKGSGQPVGCGGLRLLDDSTAEIKRLYVLPYTRGSGVASSILAALEAEAYKQGITRIKAEAGSAQPDGRNFYQNSGFEPVPNFGAYIGVEHSYCYAKLIDSHSAAHTAMA encoded by the coding sequence ATGCAGACCAACCCGCGTCTCAACATCAGGGCCGTTACCTGGGCCAACCCTGTTGGCGCCGATCTGCGCAGGGCCCAGCAGGCCGAACTGGACGCCCGCTTCGGTACGCCGGACCACGAACCCGGGACCCCGCCGTCGGGCGCTGACTGCGCCGTATTCCTTGTGGCGTATGACAAGGGTTCCGGCCAGCCCGTGGGCTGCGGCGGTCTCAGGCTCCTGGACGACTCAACGGCGGAAATCAAGCGGCTGTACGTCCTCCCTTATACGCGCGGTTCAGGCGTTGCCAGCTCCATCCTCGCCGCCCTCGAGGCCGAGGCCTACAAGCAAGGAATCACCAGGATCAAGGCCGAAGCGGGCTCAGCCCAGCCCGACGGCCGGAACTTCTACCAGAACTCAGGGTTTGAACCGGTGCCCAATTTTGGCGCTTACATCGGGGTGGAGCACTCCTACTGCTATGCGAAGCTGATCGACTCCCACAGTGCCGCCCACACTGCGATGGCCTAA
- a CDS encoding acyl-CoA thioesterase, whose amino-acid sequence MESADITFRTRKWVRPEDLNANGTLFGGSLLKWIDEEAAIYAILQLGNGRAVTKYISEINFVSSAVQGDLIEMGLTATRFGRTSLTMRAEVRNMITRQSILTIEQIVFVNLSPSGQPEPHGYTEITYDRDRIPTHHLTETLNQD is encoded by the coding sequence ATGGAATCAGCAGACATCACTTTCCGGACGCGCAAATGGGTGCGGCCCGAGGACCTCAACGCCAACGGCACACTGTTCGGCGGCAGCCTGCTGAAATGGATCGATGAGGAAGCGGCCATTTACGCGATCCTCCAGCTCGGCAACGGGCGCGCGGTGACCAAGTACATCTCCGAGATCAACTTCGTCAGCTCGGCAGTACAGGGGGACCTGATCGAGATGGGCCTGACGGCTACGCGGTTTGGCCGGACGTCGCTGACCATGCGGGCGGAGGTACGCAACATGATCACCCGGCAGAGCATCCTCACCATCGAACAGATCGTCTTTGTGAACCTCAGCCCGTCCGGCCAGCCTGAACCGCACGGCTACACCGAAATCACTTATGACCGTGACAGGATTCCCACGCACCACCTGACTGAAACGCTGAATCAGGACTGA